DNA from Gracilinanus agilis isolate LMUSP501 chromosome 3, AgileGrace, whole genome shotgun sequence:
AACACTTTACAACTCATTGGGTATGGGGAagtaaaggagagggaagagtatgaCAATGAGGCTTCAATCATGGGTGACTGAAAGGCATACATACATGCCTTAAACAGAAATAAGAGAAGTTTCAAGCAAAGGGAGGTGGGTAGGGCCAGACAATGAGTTCCATTTAGGGTATGTTAGGTTTGAGATGACTGTGGGACATCAGAAGGAGATATCCAACAGGCAATTTGTGATGCCTAACTAGAGCCCAAGGGAAAGATTAGAGCTGGATATATAGGTCTGGAAGTCATTTacctagagatgataattaaacccatgggatCTGATGAGATCAGTAAAAGAGAGGGtgtagaggaaggaaaagatacCAAACCTTTGGGCACACTTGAGAATAGGGGCCAGGACCTTGAGGACCCATATTATGTCTGAAAGTTTTCTGTATTCTTCAGTTTCCAACACATTGTTGGCACAGGGCAGGCGGTGAAGAAATATTTGATTGAGGAATTGATGAAAATAGACAGAAGCTCAAACTTAGCTTTCTGCACTTGCATTAAGGGGTGGAAATCTGATGATTCTGAATTAAGAGGGATTATAGAAGCAATAAGTTTGGGAAGGAGACAGTGAATTTAGTAAGTTTTTCTTCTAAGCTTTCTTTGGAGGCCTTCCTCCTAGTATTTGCTATTGCCAGGATAAATTAAGTTTCTTGAGGGGAATTATTTAGTGTGtatgtttgttttaatttcagTATTCCCCACATCTagcacataaataaaataaaatcactttgAGTTGAAGGgattggtacagtggaaagaatgctgtggaacatggctaatgcagaaatttgttttccatgactatatatatttgtagttggaacttgatttttttttgcattggatttttatttttcttcccttctcaacaagtaagggaggggagagggagagaatttgcaactgaaaataagataaaatctaaaaaaaagaaagcattgggTTTGGAAATGGTGGTCTTGGgttaaaattccatttcttttgagctgTGTGATCTGCTACAGTAGAAAGCAATGGCAGGCACTTAATACaggtttattgactgactggaatcagggagactggGTTCAGATTCCAACTCTGCTGAATATAGTATCTGGGCACAAGGCCCTCTCTGAGCTctggttcctcatctgtataataaaaGTTGAATTAGAATGGCTTCTgcgatcctttccagctctggagCCAGGATCCCTAGGTTTGGCGTTTGTGGGGTCCTTGGGCTGCGCGTCCAACTTTGTGTGAAGTGTATGTGTCTGGGGAGGGTTGTTGCTACTCGGCGCGCATTGAATACCAGAGGGAGATGGGCAACTTGTTTGGATGAGCCTGTTTGCCTGGCTGCTCCTCTGTTTTAGTGTGCGTCATCCTTGGAGCGTGTCTGTCTCTGCCTAGGCCTGTTGGTCCCGTTGCCGGTGTCGTCATGGTACGAGCCCAAAATAGCTTCGGCTCCGCCTCCACCTCCGAGCAGCCTCTGCTGCCCgcctttcttccctcccacccccaccccatccagtCTCCCAGCCGGGCACGGCGCCAGCTATTCGCAGTCTAGTAGCTTCCTTGCCTCCAGCGCATGCTCGGCCCCTTTGGCTAAGCTAGTGCTGGGCCGAGCTGCGCAGTTCGGGAGCCAGAGCCGGGAGCGGAGGCTGCCAATGTTAGCACTTTTCCTTGACAGGGGGCGAAGGGGGCGGGGCTCCATGGCACTGGAGGGCTGGCCTGGGCTGGGGGGTCGGGGTGGCCCCTCGGTGGTGAATGGGGATGGGGAccgggatggggatggggatagGGAGGGGCCGGTTCTGTTTCCAGGGGGAGAGGGCTACTGGGAATGAGCGCAGGGAACTCTGATAGGGCTAGCTGGGCCTGGGCTCTGTTAGCTAAATAGGTAACAGCCAGGGCTGGCGTGTTCCTGGGGCTGACTGATAAGCCTCTGGAGAAGAAGGATGGTGTAAGAGAAACCCAGTGAGGTTTGAGCCGCCCTTCTGCCTAGGAATTCTCCCTGGAGGAGTACGTTCCTCCCCATCACTTGGGGAAACTCTCATCTCTTACTGACAGACTCCTTTTCTGCAGCCTCATTAGGGACAGATAGACAGACGGGCTGCTATGGAATCTTCCTACTACGAGATCCTGAATGTGCCTCCAAACGCCTCCCCTGATGACATCAAGAAGGCGTAAGTGCCCCTCTCCCTGGGCATCAGCGAGGCTTCTCCTCTCAGGAAGCTTCTTAACGTCAAGCCAGCACCAGTGGGTATGCCTGGCAGCAGCAATGAGGGAGCAAGGCCTCCTGGAGGATCTGGGGCTCTCTCAGAGTCTCTTGGATTGAGGAAATGATGACCTGGGGGGCtgttttggggaaggggaagccAGTTCAGTGCCTGAGCTGAAGCTCCTGGAGTGATAAAGCTCTAGCAAAATGAAGGTGTTGTGATATAGTGAAAAAAAGTTCTGGACTTGGTGTGAGggggtcctgggtttgaatctagatTCTGTTACTAACAGCTGTGTGATCAAGGACAAATGAGTTCATCTTTCTGATCTTCAGGTTCTGTAATGCGAAGGGATTGGACAAGATGATGTGTTTGAAGTCCATGATCCTGTGCAAATGCTCATGTGGGTTGCACAGAGGGTTCCCTCTCTGAACCCAGTCCCAATAAGTTTCAGGCTTCTCCCTTTGCTGGAGATATCCACAAACAGCCTGCTTTTGGATTCAGGGAGCCTGATTATCATGAGGCAGAGTCAAAATGGAACTGAGGTGGAAGGGGCAATACTTGGGGAAAACAGAAAACAATTGACTCTGCCCTCTCATTGGTCGCTGCAGGCTTATTTAAAGACCCCTAGTACATCTGGGGAGATCGTTGGGTGGGGTAAGAAGGCTACTCTTCCTTTGATTCCATTATCAACAGACATTTTCTCACTACCTACCAGTTccagggcactgtgctaagtgtccCAGAGGGTAGGGCAAAGTGGAAGGATAGATACAAAAGTATAAAACACATTCTCCATTCTCCAAAAGTTTACACTGTAGTTGGGCTGGGGGGATATAGCCacagaaagaatataaaaacacagtaaaaacaaacatggcaaatcactccagtgtctttgccaagaaaacccaaaatggggtcaagtAGTCAGGACTGGACTGCAAGgagtcaacaacaacaaaacaaactcttagagagagaagtagaagggttgGGGTGAATTGCCTACTAAGGTTTCTtagtggagaatggactgggaGAGAAGGAACCCTGGCAACCTTGGGCAAACACTAGAAACAAGGAGGAGATAGGAAGAGATTGAGTGTCAGCAGGACCCCTCTCACACTGCCCCATATCCTTCCTCCTAGCtacagaaagaaggcactagagtGGCATCCAGACAAGAATCCTGATAACAAGGATTTTGCGGAGCAGAAGTTTAAGGAAGTTGCAGAAGCCTATGAAGTGCTGTCTGACAGTAAGGGCCTGAAGCCTGTTTACCTCATTTTGGAACTAGAATTTTCATCTGTCCCTGTAGCCATTCTCCCCTATTACCCCCCTTGCCTGCTTCTGTTTCAGTTTGCATGTCTCCCTGGGATAATCCATGCTCTACCTCCTGTCTGGAGGGGACTTatagaatattctctctctctctctctctctctctctctctctctctctctctctctctctgctttagTCTTCATTCATTTTGCATATGTCCCTCCTTTCCATTGACCCTACACCCAAGACAAATCTGATAGCCACAACCTCAGCCAACTCATGGATGGTCTCAGGATTGTGGCagttgggggaaggagggaatggaAAGACATGACTATGTTGTTACCACAGCCATTGGGGAAAGCTGAcacacatattttctttttttcagagaatAAGCGGGATATCTATGACCGCTATGGCAAAGACGGACTCTCTGGGGCTGGTAGGTAGAATGGGGAGGGAGATGGGTGTATGAGATGAGTTCCTGATGAGGCAAGAAGGGAAATATGAATGAGGATGGTCAAGGATGGTCACCTCCCCTTGGCTTTTCCTGGGGAGCAGTTGTGTACATCCTCCATATGGAGTGTCATCTGGAGCAGTAAGTGAGTTATGTGTTTGTCCTGTCTTGTCCTCCAAACCCTTAGCAGATTCAGGAAGTCCATGGTCTGGATCTGGGGGATTCACCTTTACCTTTCGAAATCCCGATGAAGTCTTCAGGGAGTTTTTTGGAAGCCAAGAcccattttctgaaatttttggtGAGTAGGTGATCTGATATCCCTCCTCCATCCTAGTGATGTTTAAAACTAAAGGTGGGAGTGAAAAGACCTGAGctcttgagggaaaaaaagattttcaggTATGAGTTCCAGAACCGTAAAGAGGGGGATTTCTTTGCAGTCTCTCAGGCAAGGGTCCATCATTTCCATAATGAAATTAAGAAGAGTGGAATGagtaggaccaggagaacattatatacagcaacagaaatatttttttgaagaatgacttatgtatgtctagctccagaaaaggaactgataaatagaaataagcaagatatagttttatacacacacacacacacacacacacatagaattTTTGGTCAAATTATGCCTTTTCTAGTTTGgccaggagagggagagaggaaaggaaggagggagggagatacctaAGAATGTTAAtataatgaacaaattaaaaaaaagaaaaagaaaggaaggaagctagGAGTAACCCTAGTGACAGGAAGagaatctttctcttcttctgttcAATCAATACTGAGGGAGCTTTTTGCTGTTTGCAGATGACCGAGGCCTAGGACAGGGCCCAACGAGTCGCAGAACCTTCTTTTCCTTTGGGTCTCCCTTTTCTGCCCGTCCAGGTAGATATTGCTATTCCCTCACATTTCAGGCCCTAATCCCACACTCCTTCATCTCTACCCTTTGATCCTTTCTTCTGCTCGATTCCCAATATTTGTTCAATTGATCCATAGGCCCCCAGCCTAGTCCACACAGACTCCTGAAGTCTTTGTACTTTTGACTCAGGAGACATGCTCATTTGGTCCCATAGCTGCTTCCTCAGTCCAGCCATTTCTTTGCTGGTGGCTTCAGCCATTAGATAAGTTTGATtttgttctctcttccctttgTCTCTACAGCCTTTGCTTCATCCATTTCCTTTGGTAGTGGGGCCCATGCCCTACGTTCTGTGTCCACCTCTACCACTTATGTGGATGGTCGTCGAATTACAACTCGAAGGTAAGGCTCCTTGTGATGTAGATGAAGCATATAGTCATTGATTGGGAGTCTGTAGATGAAGCTTTTTATTCTCCATCAGCCCAATTTAATATTTGTGTCTCCTTAGAAGGCATTACatcatctctctgggtctcaaatGCATCTTTTATacaatgaagggtttggactaaatAATCTTTGAGGTCCCTACAGGCTCTGAAATGTTCTACTCCTAAGGACAGGGAGGAGAGTGTGGGGGTAGGAGTTTAGAGGTTGTGGCACCCTGGGGAGGAGGATGCTGGTGAGCAGGGCACAACCCAACAGAAGTAACTGTGCCTTCTGTTACAGAATCAGGGAGAATGGAGAAGAACGGGTAGAGATTGAGGAGGATGGGCAGCTGAAGTCAGTCCTTGTCAATGGTAAGAAATGGCACAGTCACAGAGCTCAGAGACAGGAATTCCTAGCTTCTTCTCTTTCTGGGTTTCTCATTGGGTGGGAGAAGTTGCCTTTGGATTATTCAAAGGGCAGGTATGAGAGGATTAGGGCTACCTGTGGACATGGGGGGGGGACTCTGAGAAGGCACCATCCTGGTGACATGGGACAGATGGGGAGAATACCAAGAGAGATTTGGAGGGTTCTGCTGGAGACTTGATTAGTGACATATATGGGAGAGTAGGTGAGAACCTGTGGGAACGTGGAAGGTTTTAGCAGAGAGGTCAGGCAGAACTGATTCCTTTTTCTGTTATAGGTGTCCCTGACGACCTGGCACTGGGCCTGGAGCTGAGTCGTCGAGAACAGATGCAGTTGGACAGTGAGTCTAGTGATTCTCTGCCCAAGGCGTTCCGTTCCTTAGGCATCTCAGACAGTGAGCCTTCTGATGAAGATGAGGACATGCAACTTGCCATGGCCTATAGCTTGTCTGAGCAAGAGGCAGCAGACAAGCACGCAGGCGGTCGTCGGGTTAGCCAAAGGCATGTAGGTCCTGGG
Protein-coding regions in this window:
- the DNAJB2 gene encoding dnaJ homolog subfamily B member 2, with protein sequence MESSYYEILNVPPNASPDDIKKAYRKKALEWHPDKNPDNKDFAEQKFKEVAEAYEVLSDKNKRDIYDRYGKDGLSGAADSGSPWSGSGGFTFTFRNPDEVFREFFGSQDPFSEIFDDRGLGQGPTSRRTFFSFGSPFSARPAFASSISFGSGAHALRSVSTSTTYVDGRRITTRRIRENGEERVEIEEDGQLKSVLVNGVPDDLALGLELSRREQMQLDSESSDSLPKAFRSLGISDSEPSDEDEDMQLAMAYSLSEQEAADKHAGGRRVSQRHVGPGAWTQEATQKKSPGGQRASPRLRNTGTRGQDGSEKKSAGGRRTSPRLGSPGTRAQESGQKKSADTPPFPSSPKRP